A single region of the Metarhizium brunneum chromosome 6, complete sequence genome encodes:
- the yop-1 gene encoding Protein yop-1: MSAQEKAQNYLSSLDKELSKYPALNNLEKQAGVPKAYVVIGVAALYFFLIIFNLGGQLLTNFAGFIIPGYYSLQALFTTTKDDDTQWLTYWVVFSCFTIIESFFNIVYWFPFYFVFKFVFLLWLSLPMFRGAEIIFRSFMVPTLGRYFQQPGSTSAGLRSKTGGLDKSD; this comes from the exons ATGTCTGCCCAGGAAAAGGCTCAGAATTACCTCAGCAGCTTGGACAAGGAG CTCTCCAAGTACCCTGCGCTGAACAACCTCGAGAAGCAGGCTGGTGTCCCGAAGGCGTATGTCGTCATTGGAGTCGCCGCTCTCtacttcttcctcatcatcttcaatcTCGGTGGCCAGCTCCTCACCAACTTCGCTGGCTTCATCATCCCGGGCTACTACTCTCTCCAAGCTCTTTTCACTACCACCAAGGACGATGACACCCAGTGGTTGACT TACTGGGTTGTCTTCTCATGCTTCACTATTATCGAGAGCTTCTTCAACATTGTCTACTGGTTCCCTTTCTACTTTGTTTTCAAGTTTGTTTTCCTCCTGTGGCTTTCTCTGCCCATGTTCCG TGGTGCCGAGATCATCTTCCGATCTTTCATGGTCCCCACTCTCGGCCGATACTTCCAGCAGCCCGGCTCAACCTCTGCTGGTCTTCGCTCCAAGACTGGTGGTCTTGACAAGTCCGACTAA